The Pandoraea vervacti DNA window GATGGCCATCGAGAACTTTATTTCGGTCACGCATACCGAAGGGCCGAAATTCGCGACGGCGCTGGAGCAGCACGTCAAGAGCTACGACGTCGACGTGATCGACACGCAGCGCGCCGAAGCGCTGATTCCGGGCAAAATCCACGAGGTGCATCTGGCCAGCGGTGCGGTGCTCAAGGCGCGTGCCGTGGTGCTGGCGACGGGGGCCCGCTGGCGCGAAATCGGCGCGCCGGGCGAGCGCGAATATCGCAATCGCGGCGTGGCCTACTGCCCGCATTGCGATGGCCCGCTGTTCAAGGGAAAACGTGTGGCGGTCGTCGGTGGCGGCAATTCCGGCGTGGAAGCGGCCATCGATCTGGCGGGCATCGTCAAGGAAGTCACGCTGATCGAATACGGCACACAACTGCGTGCGGACGAAGTGCTCCAGCGCAAGCTTCGCAGCCTGCCGAATGTGCGCGTGCTGATGAACGCGCAAACGACCGAGATCGTCGGCGACGGGCAGAAGGTGAACGGCCTCGTGTACCGTGACCGCGCGTCGGGCGAGACATCGACGATTGCGCTCGAAGGCGTGTTCGTGCAGATCGGTCTGGTGCCGAACACCGAGTGGCTCAAGGACACGGTGTCGCTCTCGCGCCATGGGGAGATCGAAGTGGATGCGAAGGGCGCGACGTCGGTGCCGGGCGTGTTCGCCGCGGGCGACGTGACGGCCGTGCCGTTCAAGCAGATCGTGATTGCGCTGGGCGAAGGCGCGAAGGCGTCGCTGGGCGCGTTCGAGCATTTGATGCTGAGTTCGGTGGAGGACGAAATCGCCGCCGCGCCGGTCGCCGTCGCCGCCTGATCCGGATGGCCGACCGAGGTCTCTGCGATCTCGGCGGCCTCGGTGGTCTCGGCCTACGCGAAACGCCCGTGCCCTGGCGCACGGGTGTTTCGCCTTGTGCCGCCCCG harbors:
- the ahpF gene encoding alkyl hydroperoxide reductase subunit F; protein product: MLDANLKAQLQTYLQKVTRPIEIAVWLDDSPKSAEMKALVEAIAPLSDKIAVVFRDDASERRPSFAIGTPGEAPRIRFAGLPMGHEFTSLVLALLQVGGHPLKLDDDTIAQIRELDGDFRFETYISLSCQNCPEVVQALNVMALINPRIQQVTIDGSLFQGEVEARQVMAVPTVFLNGESFTQGRTSVKELLAKLDTGATARAAKALENKPVYDMLIVGGGPAGAAAAIYAARKGIVTGVVAERFGGQVLDTMAIENFISVTHTEGPKFATALEQHVKSYDVDVIDTQRAEALIPGKIHEVHLASGAVLKARAVVLATGARWREIGAPGEREYRNRGVAYCPHCDGPLFKGKRVAVVGGGNSGVEAAIDLAGIVKEVTLIEYGTQLRADEVLQRKLRSLPNVRVLMNAQTTEIVGDGQKVNGLVYRDRASGETSTIALEGVFVQIGLVPNTEWLKDTVSLSRHGEIEVDAKGATSVPGVFAAGDVTAVPFKQIVIALGEGAKASLGAFEHLMLSSVEDEIAAAPVAVAA